One genomic window of Trichlorobacter lovleyi includes the following:
- a CDS encoding DsbC family protein — translation MIRTTLSTISLVLLFAVSSFAMAPAKDGCGTQECSKCHSLSVKEATDLLSFAGVTVKSVKPAPSHGLHEVLFQKDGGVGIVFIDYGKKHLIQGMIIDLKTKEPVAAHEKDIPKPKQFSGLDPKLIPVQYAMVMGNPKAAKKLYVFTDPDCPYCRTLHPELQKLEKMMPDLAIHIMLYPLQQLHPQAYDKARLVLSTKSRKNLDLAFEGKELPKPKGDAGKAGVDAVIQFAQEQGINGTPMVLLPNGKPYQGPRDAESIKKAIEGM, via the coding sequence ATGATTCGCACTACACTGTCGACTATATCCCTTGTGTTGCTGTTTGCGGTCTCTTCCTTTGCCATGGCCCCCGCCAAAGATGGCTGCGGTACCCAGGAATGCTCCAAGTGCCATTCGCTCTCAGTAAAGGAAGCAACTGATCTGCTCAGCTTTGCCGGTGTTACGGTTAAGTCGGTCAAACCGGCTCCCAGCCACGGTCTGCACGAGGTCCTGTTTCAAAAGGATGGCGGTGTAGGGATCGTGTTTATCGACTATGGCAAGAAACACCTGATTCAAGGGATGATCATTGACCTGAAGACCAAAGAACCGGTGGCTGCCCATGAAAAAGATATTCCCAAGCCAAAACAGTTTAGCGGCCTTGATCCCAAGCTGATCCCGGTGCAGTATGCCATGGTCATGGGTAACCCCAAGGCTGCAAAGAAGCTGTATGTCTTTACCGACCCCGATTGCCCCTACTGCCGTACCCTGCACCCGGAACTGCAGAAACTTGAAAAAATGATGCCTGATCTGGCAATCCATATCATGCTCTACCCCTTGCAGCAGCTCCATCCCCAGGCGTACGACAAGGCGCGGCTGGTGCTGTCGACCAAGAGCCGCAAGAACCTTGATCTTGCCTTTGAAGGTAAGGAACTGCCCAAGCCAAAGGGGGATGCCGGCAAGGCTGGTGTGGACGCGGTGATACAGTTTGCCCAGGAGCAGGGGATCAACGGTACCCCGATGGTGTTACTGCCGAACGGCAAGCCGTATCAGGGACCTCGGGATGCTGAAAGTATCAAGAAGGCAATTGAGGGAATGTAG
- a CDS encoding sensor histidine kinase: protein MRTVRLSLTFSILASLACLLVLTWLLFSLLAFKTAENDLYAQKGDHARMLLATFVNQLPEQLPSFPEGMLPLDAPATLYAAKLSEERSFERLTLLDRSGKVIYSVGREGSDLYRPFSLPGRQVEESRIIADGAALVRSMQVIRNGQQVGRAGLILSLQDEQRRIQRTRQLLLTYFALDFILLLGLGAFILSRIVVAPVNRLLSATEKITGGVYGHQLTVTGALELARLAESFNAMSSTLEQKQQEVTSHVAALEQVNRDLQQAREEAIRSEKMASVGLLAAGTAHEIGTPLASVMGYAEILAQELEHNPAHADYLARIMDSCGRIDRIVKGLLEYARPKQTVHEPVDLSLLMQATVELLQHQGFFKGIKLTMTTEPASSLASLDPHQLQQVLINLLINANDAMPQGGEIKLALKQGADKKTLLLEVWDTGAGIAPEHLGKLFDPFFTTKSPGKGTGLGLAISARIIESFGGRITVQSRVGLGSCFTIHVPVYTKGQVV, encoded by the coding sequence ATGCGGACGGTACGGCTAAGCCTCACGTTTTCCATTCTTGCCTCACTGGCCTGCCTGCTGGTGCTTACCTGGCTGCTCTTCAGCCTGCTCGCCTTCAAAACCGCTGAAAATGACCTGTACGCCCAGAAGGGTGATCATGCCCGGATGCTGCTGGCCACCTTTGTCAACCAGCTGCCTGAACAGCTGCCCAGTTTCCCGGAAGGCATGCTGCCGCTGGATGCTCCGGCAACGCTCTATGCCGCCAAGCTTTCTGAAGAACGCTCCTTTGAACGCCTGACTCTCCTGGACAGGTCGGGCAAGGTTATTTACAGTGTTGGCAGAGAAGGCAGTGATCTGTATCGCCCGTTCAGCCTGCCGGGACGTCAGGTGGAAGAAAGCAGGATCATAGCAGACGGCGCAGCGCTGGTCCGTTCAATGCAGGTCATCCGCAATGGCCAACAGGTTGGCAGGGCCGGTCTGATTCTCTCCTTGCAGGATGAACAGCGACGCATTCAACGTACCAGGCAGCTGCTGCTGACCTATTTTGCCCTTGATTTTATCCTGTTGCTCGGGCTTGGGGCCTTTATTCTGTCCAGGATTGTGGTGGCGCCGGTTAACCGCCTGCTTTCAGCCACGGAGAAGATCACCGGTGGTGTCTACGGTCACCAGCTCACGGTCACCGGTGCGCTGGAACTGGCCCGGCTGGCAGAGTCGTTTAACGCCATGTCCAGCACGCTGGAGCAAAAGCAGCAGGAGGTTACCTCCCATGTTGCCGCCCTTGAACAGGTCAACCGGGATCTGCAGCAGGCACGGGAAGAGGCGATCCGTTCAGAAAAAATGGCATCGGTGGGGCTGCTGGCCGCCGGTACTGCCCATGAAATAGGCACGCCGCTGGCCTCTGTAATGGGCTACGCAGAGATTCTGGCCCAAGAACTGGAGCATAACCCCGCCCATGCTGACTACCTCGCCAGGATTATGGATAGCTGCGGCCGGATTGACCGGATCGTAAAGGGGCTGCTTGAGTATGCCCGTCCCAAACAGACCGTTCATGAACCGGTTGACCTTTCTCTGCTCATGCAGGCCACAGTTGAGCTGCTGCAACATCAGGGCTTTTTCAAGGGGATAAAACTGACCATGACCACGGAACCTGCCTCCTCGCTGGCCAGCCTTGACCCGCACCAGTTGCAGCAGGTGCTGATCAACCTGCTGATCAATGCCAATGATGCCATGCCGCAGGGCGGTGAAATCAAACTGGCACTCAAACAGGGCGCTGATAAAAAGACACTGCTGCTGGAGGTCTGGGATACGGGGGCGGGAATAGCACCAGAGCATCTTGGCAAGCTGTTTGACCCGTTCTTTACCACCAAGAGCCCGGGAAAAGGGACTGGTCTGGGGCTTGCAATTTCAGCCCGCATCATTGAGAGCTTTGGTGGCCGGATTACGGTGCAGAGCAGGGTCGGGCTGGGCAGCTGCTTCACTATCCATGTACCGGTCTATACGAAGGGTCAGGTGGTATGA
- a CDS encoding sigma-54-dependent transcriptional regulator, protein MKQPHILIIDDEENLRHMLSVMLRKQGYHADTAAGGEEALAKLSGHAYDYILCDIRMPEMDGREFLRQAVSSGVTAPIVMMTAYGAVDTAVACMQEGAYDFISKPFKRDEIVIVLKKAEERERLKEENRTLRAEVAGKSSFYGLVGRNPAMLAIYDQIQRVADLKTTVLIQGESGTGKELVARAVHKSGCRSAKPFVAINCGALPETLLEGELFGHTKGAFTGASSDKPGLFEQADGGTLFLDEVGEMPLALQVKLLRVLQEGEVRRIGATTSTRVDVRVVSATARDLQAEVASGRFREDLYFRLNVFLLQIPPLRERVDDLPLLVRLLVRDCAARIGRETAPKVEPEALRRLMAYPWPGNVRELENAIERALVLCDGDQLAEHCLLDGITGESAIQVCPDENLSIKQAERTMEIDLIRKALERTGGNRTHAAKMLEISHRALLYKLKEYALE, encoded by the coding sequence ATGAAACAACCTCATATCCTGATTATTGATGATGAAGAGAACCTGCGCCACATGCTGTCGGTCATGTTGCGAAAACAGGGCTACCATGCGGATACCGCCGCCGGCGGAGAAGAAGCGCTGGCCAAACTGTCAGGCCATGCCTATGACTACATCCTGTGCGATATCCGTATGCCGGAGATGGATGGCAGGGAGTTTCTGCGACAGGCTGTCAGCAGCGGCGTTACTGCTCCGATTGTGATGATGACCGCCTATGGGGCGGTTGACACTGCGGTGGCCTGCATGCAGGAAGGGGCCTACGACTTTATCTCAAAACCGTTCAAGCGGGATGAAATTGTGATTGTCCTGAAAAAGGCGGAGGAGCGGGAGCGATTGAAGGAGGAGAATCGTACCCTGCGAGCCGAGGTCGCCGGTAAAAGCTCGTTTTATGGCCTGGTGGGCAGGAATCCTGCCATGCTGGCAATCTATGATCAGATCCAGCGGGTGGCCGATCTTAAGACCACGGTGCTGATTCAGGGGGAGTCCGGCACCGGAAAAGAGCTGGTTGCACGTGCCGTGCATAAAAGCGGCTGCCGCAGCGCGAAGCCGTTTGTGGCAATAAATTGCGGCGCCCTGCCGGAAACCCTGCTTGAAGGGGAACTGTTCGGCCACACCAAAGGTGCTTTTACCGGCGCCAGTTCTGATAAGCCCGGTCTGTTTGAGCAGGCTGACGGCGGTACGTTGTTCCTGGATGAAGTTGGCGAGATGCCGCTTGCACTGCAGGTAAAGCTGCTGCGGGTACTGCAGGAGGGGGAAGTGCGCAGGATCGGCGCCACGACCTCAACCCGGGTTGATGTGCGGGTTGTTTCAGCCACGGCCCGTGACCTGCAGGCCGAAGTCGCCTCGGGACGCTTTCGTGAAGATCTGTATTTCCGCCTGAATGTCTTTTTGCTCCAGATTCCACCCCTGCGGGAACGGGTTGATGATCTTCCGTTGCTGGTGCGGCTGCTGGTCAGGGATTGTGCGGCACGAATCGGCCGGGAAACTGCACCAAAAGTAGAGCCTGAAGCACTGCGGCGGCTAATGGCATATCCATGGCCCGGTAATGTACGGGAACTTGAAAACGCGATTGAACGTGCGCTGGTGCTGTGTGATGGCGACCAGCTGGCTGAACACTGCCTGCTTGATGGGATCACTGGTGAGTCTGCGATCCAGGTCTGCCCGGATGAAAATCTGTCCATCAAGCAGGCGGAGCGGACTATGGAAATTGACCTGATCCGCAAGGCGCTTGAGCGGACCGGGGGAAATCGTACCCATGCGGCAAAGATGCTTGAAATCAGCCATCGAGCCCTGCTGTACAAGTTGAAGGAATATGCCCTTGAGTAA